Proteins co-encoded in one Capsicum annuum cultivar UCD-10X-F1 chromosome 9, UCD10Xv1.1, whole genome shotgun sequence genomic window:
- the LOC107842851 gene encoding uncharacterized protein LOC107842851: MEGTKKPTSSSFTSDLFGSKDSSASSSSGIFGSIFPPPSKGHGSMNSEQSRQDPVIHQARNAKGGSSGSTPTSSEAASEAAQNKQPSSFYQNEKVQPCHLSSSIYYGGQDVYSFPQKNNQSSTYPTFSKDNGEDDSGSASRGNWWQGSLYY, from the exons atggaaggAACAAAAAAACCAACAAGTTCTTCATTTACTTCTGATCTTTTTGGTTCCAAAGACTCTTCTGCTTCTTCATCTTCTGGAATTTTTGGTTCTATTTTCCCCCCGCCTTCCAAG GGACATGGATCGATGAATTCGGAGCAATCGAGGCAAGACCCTGTGATTCATCAGGCAAGAAATGCTAAAGGTGGATCTTCAG GAAGTACTCCTACTAGCTCCGAAGCTGCTAGTGAGGCTGCACAAAACAAGCAGCCGAGTTCATTTTATCAGAACGAAAAAGTACAGCCCTGCCATCTTAGTTCATCGATATACTATGGGGGGCAAGATGTCTATTCATTTCCCCAAAAGAACAACCAGAGCTCTACATACCCTACC TTCAGCAAAGATAATGGCGAAGATGATTCTGGAAGTGCGTCTCGAGGAAACTGGTGGCAAG GATCTCTTTACTACTAA